The following are encoded together in the Lathyrus oleraceus cultivar Zhongwan6 chromosome 3, CAAS_Psat_ZW6_1.0, whole genome shotgun sequence genome:
- the LOC127132197 gene encoding uncharacterized protein LOC127132197 isoform X2 produces the protein MQGFSANTDFSELQSSMRAIELASTSIQMQINPAASEAIVLALGQSSQPYKTCQFILENSLVATARFQAAAAIREAAIREWGFLNADDKKSLISFCLCYAMQHASSPDGYVQAKVSSVATQLMKRGWLEEVAAEKETLFYQVNQAILGIHGVDVQFAGIKFLESLVSEFSPSTSSAMGLPREFHEQCRRSLERDYLKTFYQWTQEAASSVTNRIIESDSVVPEVKICTAALDLMLQILNWDFRSNTSDTKINVFSAGVRQDGDSLKRSECHLVQPGSDWRDVLILSGHIGWILSLYAALRPKFSCKGYWLDCPIAISARKLIVQFCSLTGTVFPSDDGKMHERHLLQLLSGILEWVDPPDAVSKAIENGKSDSEMIDGCRALLAIANVTTPYVFDNLLKSMRAIGTLTFLSMWMSEVIKVLVTSNTEEETWSWEARDILLDTWTALLMPINTTTVNTLLPPEGIKAAANLFGFIVECELRMASASAFNDEGDSDYLRASVSAMDERLSSYALIARASIDVTIPLLTSVFSERVTRLNQGRGVIDLTETLEELYSLLLIIGHVIADEGEGEMPLVPNAIQTQFVVNSVEADKHPVILLSSSIIKFAEQCLNPDMRASVFSPRLMESIVWFLARWSSTYLMSSDGIGEKILDSGHHYEHSSKKVLLSFFGEHNQGRIVLDIIVRISLITLTSYPGEKDLQGLTCYMLLHSLVQQKHICVHLVALNSWHELATAFSTEKTLFLLDTSHQRSLAQTLVRSASGVKNSEESSQYVRNLMGHIATYIVEMSSKSNLKNIAQQPDILLLVSCMLERLRGAASASEPRTQKAIYELGFSVMNPILVLLEVYKHESAVVYLLLKFVVDWVDGQITYLEAQETAAVVSFCTRLLQLYSSHNIGKISLSLSSNLLSEAQTDKYKDLRALLQLLSSLCSKDMIDFSSDSIEAQGTNISQVVYFGLHIVTPLISMDLLKYPKLCHDYFSLLSHLLEVYPETFAQLNSEAFTHILGTLDFGLHHQDVDVVTKCLRALQALASYHYKETGNGNIGLGAHSSGETQEGLLSRFLRSLLQLLFFEDYSSDLISVAADALFPLILCEKGLYQGEFFVRLRIRFCFSLLISMCGVRQIDLKKCKRIDCAFCLRPKNS, from the exons AACTCCTTGGTGGCAACTGCAAGGTTTCAAGCCGCTGCAGCAATCAGAGAAGCTGCAATTAGAGAATGGGGTTTTCTTAATGCCGATGACAAGAAAAGCTTGATTAG TTTTTGTCTATGCTATGCAATGCAACATGCTAGTTCTCCTGATGGCTATGTCCAAGCCAAAGTTTCTTCTGTGGCTACTCAATTGATGAAAAGGGGTTG GCTTGAGGAAGTAGCTGCAGAGAAAGAGACACTCTTTTATCAG GTGAACCAGGCTATTTTGGGCATTCATGGAGTAGATGTGCAGTTTGCTGGAATCAAATTCCTCGAATCATTG GTATCTGAATTTTCTCCTTCTACTTCAAGTGCTATGGGCCTTCCGAGGGAATTTCATGAGCAGTGTAGGAGATCACTTGAGCGAGACTACCTGAAG ACATTCTACCAATGGACCCAAGAAGCTGCTTCCAGTGTCACAAATAGGATTATTGAATCTGACTCTGTTGTACCCGAGGTTAAAATTTGTACCGCTGCGCTGGATCTCATGCTTCAAATCCTGAATTGGGATTTTCGTAGCAATACCAGTGACACAAAAATAAATGTCTTCTCTGCTGGAGTCAGGCAAGATGGGGATTCTCTTAAAAGGTCTGAATGTCACCTAGTTCAG CCTGGTTCAGATTGGCGTGATGTGTTGATATTGAGTGGTCATATCGGATGGATTTTGAGTTTATATGCTGCATTGAGGCCGAAGTTTTCATGTAAAGGCTACTGGCTTGACTGCCCTATTGCTATCTCTGCTAGAAAGCTAATTGTACAATTTTGTTCTCTGACAGGAACTGTATTTCCTTCTG ATGATGGGAAAATGCATGAGAGGCATCTCCTGCAACTCCTCTCTGGGATACTTGAATGGGTAGACCCTCCTGATGCTGTTTCAAAAGCTATTGAAAATGGGAAAAGTGACAG TGAGATGATTGATGGTTGTCGTGCATTGTTGGCTATTGCAAATGTAACAACTCCTTATGTGTTTGACAATCTCCTAAAATCTATGAG GGCCATCGGTACTCTTACGTTTTTGTCAATGTGGATGTCTGAAGTAATTAAAGTCCTCGTAACTAGCAATACTGAAGAGGAGACTTGGAGCTGGGAAGCCCGTGATATTTTACTGGATACTTGGACCGCCCTTCTAATG CCAATAAATACTACCACTGTAAATACTTTGCTTCCACCAGAAGGAATAAAAGCTGCTGCCAATCTCTTTGGTTTCATCGTAGAATGCGAGCTAAGAA TGGCCTCTGCATCAGCATTTAATGATGAGGGAGATTCAGATTATCTTCGTGCTTCTGTATCTG CCATGGATGAAAGGTTAAGCTCATATGCGCTTATTGCAAGAGCTTCTATTGATGTTACAATCCCTTTGCTCACAAGTGTGTTTTCTGAGCGGGTTACACGCCTTAATCAG GGCAGGGGCGTTATTGACTTGACTGAAACTTTGGAAGAACTTTATTCATTGCTGCTCATAATTGGCCACGTAATTGCAGACGAAGGGGAGGGGGAAATGCCACTG GTTCCTAATGCCATACAAACTCAATTTGTTGTTAATTCCGTGGAAGCAGATAAACATCCTGTTATTTTACTTTCCAG CTCAATCATAAAATTTGCTGAGCAATGCCTAAATCCAGATATGAGAGCATCGGTTTTTAGTCCCCGGCTTATGGAG TCAATTGTATGGTTCCTTGCAAGGTGGTCTAGCACATATCTGATGTCTTCTGATGGGATTGGAGAGAAAATATTAGATTCAGGTCATCATTATGAACATAGTTCGAAAAAGGTGTTACTTAGTTTCTTTGGAGAGCATAACCAAGGGAGAATTGTTCTTGATATTATTGTCCGTATATCTTTGATCACACTTACATCATATCCAGGGGAAAAGGATTTGCAG GGCCTCACATGTTATATGTTACTCCATTCACTGGTTCAGCAAAAACATATATGTGTTCACCTTGTTGCTCTG AATTCATGGCATGAACTTGCAACTGCATTTTCCACTGAAAAGACTTTGTTCTTGTTGGACACTTCGCATCAG CGATCTCTTGCACAAACACTTGTTCGTTCAGCTTCAGGTGTGAAAAATTCAGAAGAGTCAAGTCA GTATGTAAGGAATCTCATGGGTCATATTGCAACATACATAGTGGAGATGTCCAGTAAGAGTAATCTTAAAAACATTGCCCAACAACCAGATATCCTCCTGTTGGTCAGCTGCATGTTAGAACGGCTACGTGGAGCTGCAAGTGCTTCTGAACCTCGAACACAGAAAGCTATATATGAGCTAGGATTCTCTGTAATGAATCCCATACTAGTTTTACTTGAAGTATATAAACACGAG TCTGCAGTTGTGTACCTGCTACTAAAATTTGTAGTAGATTGGGTTGATGGACAAATTACTTACTTGGAGGCCCAAGAAACTGCTGCCGTTGTCAGTTTCTGCACGCGTTTGCTTCAGCTGTATTCATCTCACAATATTGGCAAG ATATCGCTAAGTCTTTCAAGCAACTTACTTAGTGAGGCACAAACAGACAAGTATAAAGATTTGCGTGCTCTTCTTCAACTTCTTTCAAGTCTTTGTTCTAAAGACATG ATCGATTTCTCGTCAGATTCAATTGAGGCCCAAGGCACTAACATATCTCAG GTGGTTTACTTTGGTCTTCACATAGTCACGCCGCTGATATCTATGGACCTTTTGAAATATCCCAAACTTTGCCATGAT TATTTTTCTCTCTTGTCACATTTGTTGGAGGTTTATCCAGAAACATTCGCACAACTAAATAGTGAAGCCTTTACTCATATACTCGGAACTCTTGATTTTGGTCTACACCATCAG GATGTAGATGTGGTTACTAAGTGTCTCAGAGCTCTGCAAGCTCTTGCTTCTTACCACTACAAAGAGACTGGTAATGGTAATATAGGCTTGGGGGCACATTCAAGTGGGGAGACTCAGGAAGGTCTTTTGAGTCGTTTTCTCCGTTCATTGCTGCAGTTACTTTTTTTTGAGGATTACAG TTCTGATCTAATCAGCGTTGCGGCAGATGCTCTCTTTCCACTAATCCTTTGTGAAAAAGGCCTGTATCAG GGGGAGTTCTTTGTTCGCCTGAGGATTCGTTTCTGCTTTTCCTTACTTATTTCGATGTGTGGAGTTAGGCAAATAGATTTGAAGAAGTGTAAAAGGATTGATTGTGCATTTTGCTTAAGACCCAAAAATTCCTGA
- the LOC127132197 gene encoding uncharacterized protein LOC127132197 isoform X1, with protein MQGFSANTDFSELQSSMRAIELASTSIQMQINPAASEAIVLALGQSSQPYKTCQFILENSLVATARFQAAAAIREAAIREWGFLNADDKKSLISFCLCYAMQHASSPDGYVQAKVSSVATQLMKRGWLEEVAAEKETLFYQVNQAILGIHGVDVQFAGIKFLESLVSEFSPSTSSAMGLPREFHEQCRRSLERDYLKTFYQWTQEAASSVTNRIIESDSVVPEVKICTAALDLMLQILNWDFRSNTSDTKINVFSAGVRQDGDSLKRSECHLVQPGSDWRDVLILSGHIGWILSLYAALRPKFSCKGYWLDCPIAISARKLIVQFCSLTGTVFPSDDGKMHERHLLQLLSGILEWVDPPDAVSKAIENGKSDSEMIDGCRALLAIANVTTPYVFDNLLKSMRAIGTLTFLSMWMSEVIKVLVTSNTEEETWSWEARDILLDTWTALLMPINTTTVNTLLPPEGIKAAANLFGFIVECELRMASASAFNDEGDSDYLRASVSAMDERLSSYALIARASIDVTIPLLTSVFSERVTRLNQGRGVIDLTETLEELYSLLLIIGHVIADEGEGEMPLVPNAIQTQFVVNSVEADKHPVILLSSSIIKFAEQCLNPDMRASVFSPRLMESIVWFLARWSSTYLMSSDGIGEKILDSGHHYEHSSKKVLLSFFGEHNQGRIVLDIIVRISLITLTSYPGEKDLQGLTCYMLLHSLVQQKHICVHLVALNSWHELATAFSTEKTLFLLDTSHQRSLAQTLVRSASGVKNSEESSQYVRNLMGHIATYIVEMSSKSNLKNIAQQPDILLLVSCMLERLRGAASASEPRTQKAIYELGFSVMNPILVLLEVYKHESAVVYLLLKFVVDWVDGQITYLEAQETAAVVSFCTRLLQLYSSHNIGKISLSLSSNLLSEAQTDKYKDLRALLQLLSSLCSKDMIDFSSDSIEAQGTNISQVVYFGLHIVTPLISMDLLKYPKLCHDYFSLLSHLLEVYPETFAQLNSEAFTHILGTLDFGLHHQDVDVVTKCLRALQALASYHYKETGNGNIGLGAHSSGETQEGLLSRFLRSLLQLLFFEDYSSDLISVAADALFPLILCEKGLYQRLGNELIERQADPNLRSRLVNALQSLTSANQLSFSLDRINYQRFRKNLNSFLVEVRGFLKTV; from the exons AACTCCTTGGTGGCAACTGCAAGGTTTCAAGCCGCTGCAGCAATCAGAGAAGCTGCAATTAGAGAATGGGGTTTTCTTAATGCCGATGACAAGAAAAGCTTGATTAG TTTTTGTCTATGCTATGCAATGCAACATGCTAGTTCTCCTGATGGCTATGTCCAAGCCAAAGTTTCTTCTGTGGCTACTCAATTGATGAAAAGGGGTTG GCTTGAGGAAGTAGCTGCAGAGAAAGAGACACTCTTTTATCAG GTGAACCAGGCTATTTTGGGCATTCATGGAGTAGATGTGCAGTTTGCTGGAATCAAATTCCTCGAATCATTG GTATCTGAATTTTCTCCTTCTACTTCAAGTGCTATGGGCCTTCCGAGGGAATTTCATGAGCAGTGTAGGAGATCACTTGAGCGAGACTACCTGAAG ACATTCTACCAATGGACCCAAGAAGCTGCTTCCAGTGTCACAAATAGGATTATTGAATCTGACTCTGTTGTACCCGAGGTTAAAATTTGTACCGCTGCGCTGGATCTCATGCTTCAAATCCTGAATTGGGATTTTCGTAGCAATACCAGTGACACAAAAATAAATGTCTTCTCTGCTGGAGTCAGGCAAGATGGGGATTCTCTTAAAAGGTCTGAATGTCACCTAGTTCAG CCTGGTTCAGATTGGCGTGATGTGTTGATATTGAGTGGTCATATCGGATGGATTTTGAGTTTATATGCTGCATTGAGGCCGAAGTTTTCATGTAAAGGCTACTGGCTTGACTGCCCTATTGCTATCTCTGCTAGAAAGCTAATTGTACAATTTTGTTCTCTGACAGGAACTGTATTTCCTTCTG ATGATGGGAAAATGCATGAGAGGCATCTCCTGCAACTCCTCTCTGGGATACTTGAATGGGTAGACCCTCCTGATGCTGTTTCAAAAGCTATTGAAAATGGGAAAAGTGACAG TGAGATGATTGATGGTTGTCGTGCATTGTTGGCTATTGCAAATGTAACAACTCCTTATGTGTTTGACAATCTCCTAAAATCTATGAG GGCCATCGGTACTCTTACGTTTTTGTCAATGTGGATGTCTGAAGTAATTAAAGTCCTCGTAACTAGCAATACTGAAGAGGAGACTTGGAGCTGGGAAGCCCGTGATATTTTACTGGATACTTGGACCGCCCTTCTAATG CCAATAAATACTACCACTGTAAATACTTTGCTTCCACCAGAAGGAATAAAAGCTGCTGCCAATCTCTTTGGTTTCATCGTAGAATGCGAGCTAAGAA TGGCCTCTGCATCAGCATTTAATGATGAGGGAGATTCAGATTATCTTCGTGCTTCTGTATCTG CCATGGATGAAAGGTTAAGCTCATATGCGCTTATTGCAAGAGCTTCTATTGATGTTACAATCCCTTTGCTCACAAGTGTGTTTTCTGAGCGGGTTACACGCCTTAATCAG GGCAGGGGCGTTATTGACTTGACTGAAACTTTGGAAGAACTTTATTCATTGCTGCTCATAATTGGCCACGTAATTGCAGACGAAGGGGAGGGGGAAATGCCACTG GTTCCTAATGCCATACAAACTCAATTTGTTGTTAATTCCGTGGAAGCAGATAAACATCCTGTTATTTTACTTTCCAG CTCAATCATAAAATTTGCTGAGCAATGCCTAAATCCAGATATGAGAGCATCGGTTTTTAGTCCCCGGCTTATGGAG TCAATTGTATGGTTCCTTGCAAGGTGGTCTAGCACATATCTGATGTCTTCTGATGGGATTGGAGAGAAAATATTAGATTCAGGTCATCATTATGAACATAGTTCGAAAAAGGTGTTACTTAGTTTCTTTGGAGAGCATAACCAAGGGAGAATTGTTCTTGATATTATTGTCCGTATATCTTTGATCACACTTACATCATATCCAGGGGAAAAGGATTTGCAG GGCCTCACATGTTATATGTTACTCCATTCACTGGTTCAGCAAAAACATATATGTGTTCACCTTGTTGCTCTG AATTCATGGCATGAACTTGCAACTGCATTTTCCACTGAAAAGACTTTGTTCTTGTTGGACACTTCGCATCAG CGATCTCTTGCACAAACACTTGTTCGTTCAGCTTCAGGTGTGAAAAATTCAGAAGAGTCAAGTCA GTATGTAAGGAATCTCATGGGTCATATTGCAACATACATAGTGGAGATGTCCAGTAAGAGTAATCTTAAAAACATTGCCCAACAACCAGATATCCTCCTGTTGGTCAGCTGCATGTTAGAACGGCTACGTGGAGCTGCAAGTGCTTCTGAACCTCGAACACAGAAAGCTATATATGAGCTAGGATTCTCTGTAATGAATCCCATACTAGTTTTACTTGAAGTATATAAACACGAG TCTGCAGTTGTGTACCTGCTACTAAAATTTGTAGTAGATTGGGTTGATGGACAAATTACTTACTTGGAGGCCCAAGAAACTGCTGCCGTTGTCAGTTTCTGCACGCGTTTGCTTCAGCTGTATTCATCTCACAATATTGGCAAG ATATCGCTAAGTCTTTCAAGCAACTTACTTAGTGAGGCACAAACAGACAAGTATAAAGATTTGCGTGCTCTTCTTCAACTTCTTTCAAGTCTTTGTTCTAAAGACATG ATCGATTTCTCGTCAGATTCAATTGAGGCCCAAGGCACTAACATATCTCAG GTGGTTTACTTTGGTCTTCACATAGTCACGCCGCTGATATCTATGGACCTTTTGAAATATCCCAAACTTTGCCATGAT TATTTTTCTCTCTTGTCACATTTGTTGGAGGTTTATCCAGAAACATTCGCACAACTAAATAGTGAAGCCTTTACTCATATACTCGGAACTCTTGATTTTGGTCTACACCATCAG GATGTAGATGTGGTTACTAAGTGTCTCAGAGCTCTGCAAGCTCTTGCTTCTTACCACTACAAAGAGACTGGTAATGGTAATATAGGCTTGGGGGCACATTCAAGTGGGGAGACTCAGGAAGGTCTTTTGAGTCGTTTTCTCCGTTCATTGCTGCAGTTACTTTTTTTTGAGGATTACAG TTCTGATCTAATCAGCGTTGCGGCAGATGCTCTCTTTCCACTAATCCTTTGTGAAAAAGGCCTGTATCAG AGATTGGGAAATGAATTGATAGAGAGGCAAGCAGATCCAAATCTCAGATCAAGGCTAGTAAATGCCTTGCAGTCACTAACTAGTGCAAATCAGCTTTCTTTCTCCCTTGATCGAATAAATTACCAGAGATTTAGGAAAAATCTGAATAGCTTCCTTGTCGAAGTTCGTGGATTTTTAAAGACCGTGTGA
- the LOC127132197 gene encoding uncharacterized protein LOC127132197 isoform X3 codes for MGLPREFHEQCRRSLERDYLKTFYQWTQEAASSVTNRIIESDSVVPEVKICTAALDLMLQILNWDFRSNTSDTKINVFSAGVRQDGDSLKRSECHLVQPGSDWRDVLILSGHIGWILSLYAALRPKFSCKGYWLDCPIAISARKLIVQFCSLTGTVFPSDDGKMHERHLLQLLSGILEWVDPPDAVSKAIENGKSDSEMIDGCRALLAIANVTTPYVFDNLLKSMRAIGTLTFLSMWMSEVIKVLVTSNTEEETWSWEARDILLDTWTALLMPINTTTVNTLLPPEGIKAAANLFGFIVECELRMASASAFNDEGDSDYLRASVSAMDERLSSYALIARASIDVTIPLLTSVFSERVTRLNQGRGVIDLTETLEELYSLLLIIGHVIADEGEGEMPLVPNAIQTQFVVNSVEADKHPVILLSSSIIKFAEQCLNPDMRASVFSPRLMESIVWFLARWSSTYLMSSDGIGEKILDSGHHYEHSSKKVLLSFFGEHNQGRIVLDIIVRISLITLTSYPGEKDLQGLTCYMLLHSLVQQKHICVHLVALNSWHELATAFSTEKTLFLLDTSHQRSLAQTLVRSASGVKNSEESSQYVRNLMGHIATYIVEMSSKSNLKNIAQQPDILLLVSCMLERLRGAASASEPRTQKAIYELGFSVMNPILVLLEVYKHESAVVYLLLKFVVDWVDGQITYLEAQETAAVVSFCTRLLQLYSSHNIGKISLSLSSNLLSEAQTDKYKDLRALLQLLSSLCSKDMIDFSSDSIEAQGTNISQVVYFGLHIVTPLISMDLLKYPKLCHDYFSLLSHLLEVYPETFAQLNSEAFTHILGTLDFGLHHQDVDVVTKCLRALQALASYHYKETGNGNIGLGAHSSGETQEGLLSRFLRSLLQLLFFEDYSSDLISVAADALFPLILCEKGLYQRLGNELIERQADPNLRSRLVNALQSLTSANQLSFSLDRINYQRFRKNLNSFLVEVRGFLKTV; via the exons ATGGGCCTTCCGAGGGAATTTCATGAGCAGTGTAGGAGATCACTTGAGCGAGACTACCTGAAG ACATTCTACCAATGGACCCAAGAAGCTGCTTCCAGTGTCACAAATAGGATTATTGAATCTGACTCTGTTGTACCCGAGGTTAAAATTTGTACCGCTGCGCTGGATCTCATGCTTCAAATCCTGAATTGGGATTTTCGTAGCAATACCAGTGACACAAAAATAAATGTCTTCTCTGCTGGAGTCAGGCAAGATGGGGATTCTCTTAAAAGGTCTGAATGTCACCTAGTTCAG CCTGGTTCAGATTGGCGTGATGTGTTGATATTGAGTGGTCATATCGGATGGATTTTGAGTTTATATGCTGCATTGAGGCCGAAGTTTTCATGTAAAGGCTACTGGCTTGACTGCCCTATTGCTATCTCTGCTAGAAAGCTAATTGTACAATTTTGTTCTCTGACAGGAACTGTATTTCCTTCTG ATGATGGGAAAATGCATGAGAGGCATCTCCTGCAACTCCTCTCTGGGATACTTGAATGGGTAGACCCTCCTGATGCTGTTTCAAAAGCTATTGAAAATGGGAAAAGTGACAG TGAGATGATTGATGGTTGTCGTGCATTGTTGGCTATTGCAAATGTAACAACTCCTTATGTGTTTGACAATCTCCTAAAATCTATGAG GGCCATCGGTACTCTTACGTTTTTGTCAATGTGGATGTCTGAAGTAATTAAAGTCCTCGTAACTAGCAATACTGAAGAGGAGACTTGGAGCTGGGAAGCCCGTGATATTTTACTGGATACTTGGACCGCCCTTCTAATG CCAATAAATACTACCACTGTAAATACTTTGCTTCCACCAGAAGGAATAAAAGCTGCTGCCAATCTCTTTGGTTTCATCGTAGAATGCGAGCTAAGAA TGGCCTCTGCATCAGCATTTAATGATGAGGGAGATTCAGATTATCTTCGTGCTTCTGTATCTG CCATGGATGAAAGGTTAAGCTCATATGCGCTTATTGCAAGAGCTTCTATTGATGTTACAATCCCTTTGCTCACAAGTGTGTTTTCTGAGCGGGTTACACGCCTTAATCAG GGCAGGGGCGTTATTGACTTGACTGAAACTTTGGAAGAACTTTATTCATTGCTGCTCATAATTGGCCACGTAATTGCAGACGAAGGGGAGGGGGAAATGCCACTG GTTCCTAATGCCATACAAACTCAATTTGTTGTTAATTCCGTGGAAGCAGATAAACATCCTGTTATTTTACTTTCCAG CTCAATCATAAAATTTGCTGAGCAATGCCTAAATCCAGATATGAGAGCATCGGTTTTTAGTCCCCGGCTTATGGAG TCAATTGTATGGTTCCTTGCAAGGTGGTCTAGCACATATCTGATGTCTTCTGATGGGATTGGAGAGAAAATATTAGATTCAGGTCATCATTATGAACATAGTTCGAAAAAGGTGTTACTTAGTTTCTTTGGAGAGCATAACCAAGGGAGAATTGTTCTTGATATTATTGTCCGTATATCTTTGATCACACTTACATCATATCCAGGGGAAAAGGATTTGCAG GGCCTCACATGTTATATGTTACTCCATTCACTGGTTCAGCAAAAACATATATGTGTTCACCTTGTTGCTCTG AATTCATGGCATGAACTTGCAACTGCATTTTCCACTGAAAAGACTTTGTTCTTGTTGGACACTTCGCATCAG CGATCTCTTGCACAAACACTTGTTCGTTCAGCTTCAGGTGTGAAAAATTCAGAAGAGTCAAGTCA GTATGTAAGGAATCTCATGGGTCATATTGCAACATACATAGTGGAGATGTCCAGTAAGAGTAATCTTAAAAACATTGCCCAACAACCAGATATCCTCCTGTTGGTCAGCTGCATGTTAGAACGGCTACGTGGAGCTGCAAGTGCTTCTGAACCTCGAACACAGAAAGCTATATATGAGCTAGGATTCTCTGTAATGAATCCCATACTAGTTTTACTTGAAGTATATAAACACGAG TCTGCAGTTGTGTACCTGCTACTAAAATTTGTAGTAGATTGGGTTGATGGACAAATTACTTACTTGGAGGCCCAAGAAACTGCTGCCGTTGTCAGTTTCTGCACGCGTTTGCTTCAGCTGTATTCATCTCACAATATTGGCAAG ATATCGCTAAGTCTTTCAAGCAACTTACTTAGTGAGGCACAAACAGACAAGTATAAAGATTTGCGTGCTCTTCTTCAACTTCTTTCAAGTCTTTGTTCTAAAGACATG ATCGATTTCTCGTCAGATTCAATTGAGGCCCAAGGCACTAACATATCTCAG GTGGTTTACTTTGGTCTTCACATAGTCACGCCGCTGATATCTATGGACCTTTTGAAATATCCCAAACTTTGCCATGAT TATTTTTCTCTCTTGTCACATTTGTTGGAGGTTTATCCAGAAACATTCGCACAACTAAATAGTGAAGCCTTTACTCATATACTCGGAACTCTTGATTTTGGTCTACACCATCAG GATGTAGATGTGGTTACTAAGTGTCTCAGAGCTCTGCAAGCTCTTGCTTCTTACCACTACAAAGAGACTGGTAATGGTAATATAGGCTTGGGGGCACATTCAAGTGGGGAGACTCAGGAAGGTCTTTTGAGTCGTTTTCTCCGTTCATTGCTGCAGTTACTTTTTTTTGAGGATTACAG TTCTGATCTAATCAGCGTTGCGGCAGATGCTCTCTTTCCACTAATCCTTTGTGAAAAAGGCCTGTATCAG AGATTGGGAAATGAATTGATAGAGAGGCAAGCAGATCCAAATCTCAGATCAAGGCTAGTAAATGCCTTGCAGTCACTAACTAGTGCAAATCAGCTTTCTTTCTCCCTTGATCGAATAAATTACCAGAGATTTAGGAAAAATCTGAATAGCTTCCTTGTCGAAGTTCGTGGATTTTTAAAGACCGTGTGA
- the LOC127132199 gene encoding bZIP transcription factor 18 produces MSSPFHRRSQSEVHFRIPDDFDLEMDPFDFDASPLHFQDPQPHDDLLSSYIDSENSGSKLNSPPANGDTGRPGHRRSNSADTSSSMLSEGIESKKAMSPDKLAQLWTVDPKRAKRILANRQSAARSKERKACYVVELERKIHTLQTEATTLSAQLNLFQRDTSGLSSENTELKLRLQGMEQQAKLCDALNEALKNEVDRLKVATGEVTTHADTYGLGMHQLSYSQASPFLHQPQPMLIHMVCS; encoded by the exons ATGTCGTCTCCGTTCCACCGTCGATCTCAATCGGAGGTACATTTCCGAATCCCCGACGACTTCGACCTTGAAATGGATCCCTTCGACTTCGACGCTTCCCCGCTCCATTTCCAAGATCCACAACCACACGACGATCTCCTCTCTTCCTACATTGATTCCGAGAATTCCGGATCCAAACTCAATTCTCCTCCTGCCAATGGAGACACCGGCAGGCCCGGTCACCGCCGTAGCAACTCCGCCGATACATCTTCTTCTATGTTATCGGAAGGAATCGAATCTAAGAAGGCTATGTCCCCTGATAAACTCGCCCAATTGTGGACCGTTGATCCCAAACGAGCCAAGAG GATTCTGGCGAATCGTCAATCTGCTGCACGTTCGAAAGAGAGGAAAGCTTGTTATGTTGTTGAGCTTGAGAGAAAAATCCATACTCTTCAAACTGAAGCAACAACTCTTTCTGCTCAATTAAATCTTTTTCAG AGAGATACAAGTGGTCTGTCTAGTGAAAATACCGAGCTGAAGCTTAGGTTACAAGGCATGGAGCAACAAGCTAAGTTATGTGATG CTCTAAATGAAGCTTTGAAGAATGAAGTTGATAGGCTGAAGGTTGCTACTGGAGAGGTAACAACCCATGCTGATACATATGGTTTGGGAATGCATCAACTTTCATATTCTCAAGCTTCACCCTTCCTGCACCAGCCACAACCCATGTTGATACATAtggtttgttcataa